In Symmachiella dynata, the following are encoded in one genomic region:
- a CDS encoding trypsin-like peptidase domain-containing protein yields MKRSTCIIASIGCLLSGIIVGASFNGWAPSNSLQAKSPIYLTADETYAKLSQTDSPILQGSERIAEVSRLTMPSVVHIQCVRHVSGRTVEETGSGVIIRNDTTKARGTFVVTNLHVIRGTPRNEIHIRLFDGRELQPLQVWSDERSDIAVMKVEADNLQTARWGNSEVLDIGHMVLALGSPFGLSQSVTFGIVSAKSRRSLNLGKESRILNQNFLQTDAAINPGNSGGPLVNLRGEIVGINTAIASSSGGNEGIGFSIPSSLVRRVVTHLLEYGQVRRAYIGVRLNEDFDIDVARKLKLDRVRGAHVLIVYPNTPASDANLQREDVILSVDDVDVHDLNHLINLISLKEIGTSVNLVVFREGKRVRAELKVIDLDRSHRSAEMSTPVIPGQEAPKVDLGLSLQPLDDSLADQLGYGTGTAGLLVLNVDADSPLAAADLQLYDVIEEVSRKSVDSVDAFQTALQTSESKPLLLKVRRQTNGKSTSHLVLMNP; encoded by the coding sequence ATGAAACGATCCACCTGTATCATCGCGAGCATCGGTTGCCTGTTGAGCGGCATCATTGTGGGCGCTTCTTTCAACGGTTGGGCACCCTCGAATTCGCTGCAGGCCAAATCGCCGATTTATCTGACGGCGGATGAGACCTACGCAAAATTGAGCCAAACCGACAGCCCGATTCTACAGGGTAGCGAACGGATCGCCGAGGTCTCCCGATTGACGATGCCCAGCGTGGTGCACATTCAATGCGTGCGGCACGTCAGCGGTCGCACCGTTGAGGAAACCGGATCGGGTGTCATTATCCGCAATGACACGACCAAGGCGCGGGGGACTTTTGTGGTCACCAACCTACACGTGATTCGTGGAACGCCTCGCAACGAAATTCACATCCGTCTGTTCGACGGTCGCGAATTGCAGCCCTTGCAAGTTTGGAGCGATGAACGGTCTGATATTGCCGTAATGAAAGTCGAAGCCGACAACCTGCAAACCGCGCGTTGGGGCAACAGCGAAGTCTTGGATATCGGGCACATGGTCTTAGCCCTGGGAAGTCCGTTTGGACTCAGCCAGTCGGTGACCTTCGGTATTGTTAGCGCGAAGTCGCGCCGGTCGTTGAATCTTGGCAAAGAATCCCGCATTTTGAATCAAAACTTTTTGCAAACCGACGCTGCCATCAATCCGGGAAATAGCGGCGGCCCGTTGGTGAATCTCCGCGGCGAAATCGTGGGGATCAATACGGCGATTGCTTCTAGCAGTGGTGGAAACGAAGGAATCGGTTTTAGCATTCCCAGCAGTTTGGTCCGCCGCGTAGTGACGCATCTGTTGGAATATGGACAAGTCCGTCGCGCCTACATCGGTGTCCGGCTGAACGAGGATTTCGATATCGACGTCGCCCGCAAGTTGAAATTGGACCGTGTCCGCGGCGCGCATGTGTTGATCGTCTATCCCAATACGCCCGCTTCGGATGCTAATTTGCAGCGTGAGGACGTGATCCTTAGTGTGGATGACGTCGACGTGCATGACCTGAATCACCTGATCAATTTGATCAGCCTCAAAGAAATTGGCACCTCGGTAAACCTCGTCGTTTTTCGCGAGGGCAAACGGGTGCGTGCGGAGTTGAAAGTAATCGACCTGGACCGCTCGCATCGGAGCGCCGAAATGTCGACTCCCGTGATTCCCGGCCAAGAAGCTCCGAAAGTTGACCTCGGATTGTCGCTGCAACCGCTGGACGATTCGTTGGCCGACCAATTGGGCTATGGCACGGGGACGGCCGGTTTGCTGGTCCTCAACGTCGATGCCGACAGCCCGTTGGCCGCCGCTGACCTGCAGTTGTATGACGTCATCGAAGAGGTCTCCCGCAAGTCAGTCGATTCGGTCGACGCCTTTCAAACAGCACTGCAAACAAGCGAATCAAAACCACTGTTGCTAAAAGTCCGCCGCCAAACCAACGGAAAATCCACCAGCCACCTGGTATTGATGAATCCGTAG
- a CDS encoding neutral/alkaline non-lysosomal ceramidase N-terminal domain-containing protein produces MYRSLMLGLLVLVTTTCSAEAAEWNVGVSKIVITPESPTWLSGYGSRYKPAQGKVHDLYAKALAFESSDGTRLVLVTCDLGSMHYGIVRPVAAAIEKQHQLPQANLIINVSHTHCAPEIAAERPVFYSLSDESEAAIVDYIEQQLVPKLTTLVGQALDDLSPAKILVSQSTASFGKSRRFPTEDGFVNRQNDEGVTDDDVPVMQVVAPDGKLRAVMFGYACHNTTLDFYKYCGDYAGFAQYDVEAAHPGAIGLFMMGCGGDQNPYPRHGPKGLEYCRQHGRELADAVERAIQAEPIEVHGPLRVAHETVPLALEPLPPRAQLEREATSANAYKQRKAKYLLNELDTHGKVMTEQPCPLTVARFGDQLLFVAISGETVVDYSRTSKLEFAGPMVWVAGYCTDVFAYLPSQRVLLEGGYEGRTGIVHQLTPTPFTPSVEETVMGGIRRLVKQVSE; encoded by the coding sequence ATGTATCGTTCATTGATGTTGGGTTTATTGGTACTTGTCACGACAACTTGCTCGGCCGAGGCGGCTGAGTGGAACGTGGGCGTTTCTAAAATCGTAATTACCCCCGAATCGCCGACATGGTTGTCGGGCTATGGCAGTCGCTATAAACCGGCACAAGGGAAGGTGCATGATTTGTACGCCAAGGCGTTGGCCTTTGAATCGAGTGACGGGACGCGGTTGGTGTTGGTGACGTGCGACTTGGGTTCCATGCATTACGGGATCGTGCGTCCGGTGGCTGCGGCGATCGAAAAGCAACATCAACTTCCGCAAGCCAATCTAATCATCAATGTATCGCATACGCACTGCGCGCCGGAAATCGCCGCCGAACGCCCTGTGTTTTATAGCCTCTCCGACGAATCCGAAGCGGCAATTGTGGACTACATCGAACAGCAATTGGTTCCCAAGTTGACGACTCTGGTTGGCCAAGCGCTCGACGACCTCAGCCCGGCAAAGATCTTGGTCAGCCAATCGACCGCGAGCTTTGGCAAATCCCGGCGATTTCCAACCGAAGATGGCTTCGTCAACCGCCAGAACGACGAGGGAGTGACCGACGATGATGTCCCGGTCATGCAAGTTGTCGCCCCGGATGGCAAGTTGCGGGCCGTGATGTTCGGCTATGCTTGCCACAATACGACGCTCGATTTTTACAAGTATTGCGGCGACTATGCGGGCTTTGCTCAGTACGATGTCGAGGCGGCGCACCCCGGGGCGATTGGATTGTTCATGATGGGCTGCGGCGGAGATCAAAATCCCTATCCCCGCCATGGACCGAAAGGGCTGGAGTATTGTCGGCAACACGGACGGGAACTTGCCGATGCTGTGGAACGCGCCATTCAAGCCGAGCCGATCGAAGTGCACGGTCCGTTGCGGGTGGCGCATGAAACGGTGCCGTTGGCTTTAGAGCCGTTGCCGCCGCGAGCACAACTCGAACGCGAGGCGACCTCCGCAAATGCCTATAAGCAGCGCAAGGCAAAATACCTGCTCAACGAACTTGATACCCACGGGAAGGTGATGACCGAACAGCCCTGTCCATTGACCGTGGCGCGGTTCGGCGATCAGTTGCTGTTCGTTGCCATCAGCGGCGAAACGGTTGTGGACTATTCCCGCACTTCGAAGCTGGAGTTCGCCGGACCGATGGTCTGGGTCGCCGGTTATTGCACCGATGTGTTCGCGTATCTGCCTTCGCAGCGTGTGCTGCTCGAAGGGGGCTATGAGGGGCGGACGGGGATTGTGCATCAACTCACGCCGACTCCCTTCACTCCATCGGTGGAAGAGACCGTGATGGGGGGCATCCGTCGGTTGGTAAAACAGGTTTCTGAATAA
- a CDS encoding FAD-dependent oxidoreductase, translating into MKLCGWFVGLLLVATQLCAAEAPPARYDVVVYGGTSGGVMAAVQAARMGKSVALIEPGAHLGGMTSGGLSAVDIGDPRSIGGVTREYFTRLVARYGKELNWDQPFKKGSGPATGGAYSIEPHVGERVFDDMAREAGVTVLRNLRLKAVHKSGARIDELSFEDGSTISGKVFIDTTYEGDLMAAAGVEYTLLREGNAKYGEKFNGIYYSPGYKPRLNHKVPGANGRVAGGQGAWDRDFPLDPYVVPGDPSSGLLPLVQAGEPGVPGDPAPGIQAYCFRLCLTTAADRLPIEPPPNYDAKQYELVVRFIKACLANGDDMDLRWFSKHDPLPNDKWDFNTATFGGNLPGASWGWPEASYDERAVIASQIEHYHRGLLYFLANDPRVPKKVRDDMRRFGLPSDEFTDNGGWPHQIYIREGRRMVSDFVMTEHHTFGRKIASQSIGLGSYGTDTHEIRRIVKDGVVTREGKTATGRGGFGPYQIGYAAIIPKAAECNNLLVTFALSASHTAFSSIRMEPVLMVTSQSAATAACIAIDDDVTVGQVDYAKLKKRLLADAQILKWPLPKTKK; encoded by the coding sequence ATGAAACTCTGCGGTTGGTTTGTCGGATTGTTGTTGGTGGCCACACAGCTCTGTGCTGCGGAAGCCCCGCCGGCGCGCTACGATGTTGTCGTTTATGGCGGGACATCGGGGGGCGTGATGGCGGCGGTGCAGGCGGCGCGGATGGGTAAGTCCGTCGCGTTGATCGAACCGGGCGCGCACCTAGGCGGCATGACCTCCGGCGGTCTGAGCGCCGTCGACATTGGTGATCCACGGAGTATCGGCGGCGTAACCCGTGAGTATTTCACCCGGCTGGTTGCCCGTTATGGAAAAGAACTCAACTGGGACCAACCATTTAAAAAAGGTTCAGGCCCCGCCACCGGAGGGGCGTATTCGATCGAACCGCACGTCGGCGAACGCGTCTTCGATGACATGGCGCGGGAAGCCGGGGTAACTGTTCTGCGCAATTTGCGACTCAAAGCCGTGCACAAAAGCGGCGCGCGGATCGACGAACTGAGCTTCGAGGATGGCAGCACGATCAGTGGGAAAGTCTTTATAGATACAACGTATGAAGGCGACTTGATGGCGGCTGCGGGTGTGGAATATACGCTGCTGCGCGAAGGGAATGCCAAGTACGGTGAAAAATTCAACGGCATTTACTATAGCCCTGGGTACAAACCGCGCTTGAACCATAAAGTGCCTGGAGCCAATGGACGTGTTGCGGGTGGGCAAGGGGCGTGGGACCGTGATTTTCCGCTCGATCCCTATGTCGTCCCCGGCGATCCGTCGAGCGGGCTGCTCCCGTTGGTGCAAGCTGGTGAACCGGGCGTGCCGGGAGACCCGGCGCCCGGCATCCAGGCCTATTGTTTTCGGCTCTGCTTAACGACCGCCGCCGACCGCCTGCCGATCGAACCGCCACCAAACTACGACGCGAAACAATATGAGTTGGTCGTGCGATTCATCAAAGCTTGTTTGGCCAACGGCGACGACATGGACCTCCGCTGGTTTAGCAAACACGACCCACTCCCCAATGATAAATGGGATTTCAATACAGCGACGTTTGGCGGCAATCTACCCGGCGCCAGCTGGGGTTGGCCCGAGGCCAGCTACGACGAGCGAGCCGTGATCGCCAGCCAGATTGAACACTATCACCGCGGACTACTCTATTTTCTGGCAAACGATCCGCGCGTACCGAAGAAAGTCCGCGACGACATGCGGCGGTTCGGTTTGCCGTCGGATGAATTTACGGACAACGGCGGCTGGCCGCACCAGATTTATATTCGTGAAGGCCGGCGCATGGTCAGCGATTTTGTGATGACCGAACATCACACCTTCGGGCGAAAGATCGCTTCGCAATCGATTGGACTAGGATCATACGGGACCGACACGCACGAGATTCGCCGGATCGTCAAAGATGGCGTCGTCACCCGCGAAGGCAAGACCGCCACCGGCCGCGGTGGCTTTGGGCCGTACCAGATCGGCTATGCCGCCATCATTCCCAAAGCCGCGGAATGCAATAACCTGCTGGTCACCTTCGCACTCTCCGCCAGCCACACCGCCTTTAGCAGTATCCGCATGGAACCGGTATTGATGGTCACCAGCCAGTCCGCAGCCACCGCCGCCTGCATCGCCATCGACGACGATGTAACCGTTGGGCAAGTCGACTATGCAAAATTGAAAAAACGATTGCTCGCCGATGCCCAGATTCTAAAGTGGCCCCTACCGAAAACAAAAAAATAG
- a CDS encoding FAD-dependent oxidoreductase, translating to MKTGLGIVGLLFAAILLVGANAPVEAPVEKYDVIVYGGTSGGVVAAVQAARMGKSVLLIEPGRHLGGLTAGGLGATDIGNKAAIGGLSRDFYRKLGAHYAQPESWNWQKREEFRSRRKGNKTEMWTFEPHVAEQTFRDWLAEYKIPVRFEERLDLKNGVNKTDSHIDTIVMESGLQVAADMFIDATYEGDLLAVAGVSYHVGRESNATYGETINGVQTRNAVHHQFVKPVDPYIKPGDPSSGLLPGIPSDGPGQEGAGDRGVQAYCFRMCTTDIPENRVPWTKPDGYDPLDYELLLRNFEAGDHRVPWHPTPMPNRKTDVNNNFAISTDYIGANYDYPDGDYQRRAEIIQAHLDYQKGLMWTLANNPRVPAEIRQEFQTWGLAKDEFVETEHWPHQLYIREARRMISDYVMTENNCIGTRTVDDAVGLAAYTMDSHNIQRYVREGQVVNEGDVQVGGFSPYPISYRSIRPREAECDNLLAPVALSASHIAYGSIRMEPVFMVLGQSAATAACQAIDQGVSVQKVDYAKLKEKLLADGQVLVWTGPRRKPPIDPSTLPGIVVDDLDAQVTGVWKPSRSVSEFVGTGYRHDQDQRNGEMSAVFRPMIPRSGTYEVRIAYTPNSNRASNVPVVVKSAAGEKSLTLNQRKPPRSGAFNSLGRFEFKAGEAGSVTISNQGTNGYVVIDAVQLIPVKKQKDEKK from the coding sequence ATGAAAACTGGTCTAGGGATTGTTGGATTATTATTCGCTGCGATATTGCTCGTTGGGGCGAACGCGCCGGTGGAGGCACCGGTGGAGAAGTACGATGTTATCGTCTATGGCGGAACGTCGGGGGGTGTGGTTGCTGCGGTGCAGGCGGCGCGGATGGGCAAATCGGTGCTGCTCATTGAACCGGGCCGACATCTGGGCGGATTGACCGCCGGCGGACTGGGAGCGACCGACATTGGCAATAAAGCGGCCATCGGCGGGTTGTCACGCGATTTCTATCGCAAGCTGGGGGCGCACTACGCACAGCCGGAGTCTTGGAATTGGCAAAAGCGGGAAGAGTTTCGTAGCCGTCGCAAGGGAAATAAAACCGAAATGTGGACGTTTGAGCCGCACGTTGCCGAGCAAACGTTTCGCGATTGGCTGGCGGAATACAAAATCCCCGTGCGATTCGAAGAGCGGTTGGATTTGAAAAACGGCGTAAACAAAACCGACTCGCACATTGATACCATCGTGATGGAAAGCGGACTGCAAGTTGCTGCTGACATGTTCATTGATGCGACTTATGAAGGCGACCTGTTGGCCGTCGCCGGCGTCTCCTATCACGTCGGACGCGAAAGCAATGCGACCTACGGCGAGACGATCAACGGCGTGCAGACCCGCAATGCGGTCCATCATCAATTTGTCAAACCGGTCGACCCCTACATCAAACCAGGTGACCCTTCCAGTGGGTTATTGCCGGGAATTCCCAGCGATGGTCCCGGCCAAGAAGGGGCGGGAGATCGTGGCGTGCAGGCCTACTGCTTCCGGATGTGTACCACCGATATTCCAGAAAACCGCGTGCCGTGGACCAAGCCGGACGGGTACGATCCGCTGGATTATGAGTTGCTGTTGCGCAATTTCGAAGCGGGTGATCATCGCGTCCCCTGGCATCCGACGCCGATGCCCAATCGCAAAACCGATGTGAATAACAACTTCGCCATTTCGACCGACTACATCGGCGCCAATTACGACTATCCCGATGGGGATTACCAACGGCGGGCGGAGATCATTCAAGCACATCTCGACTATCAAAAAGGTCTGATGTGGACGCTGGCCAACAACCCCCGCGTACCTGCGGAAATTCGCCAGGAATTTCAAACGTGGGGATTGGCCAAGGATGAATTTGTGGAGACCGAGCATTGGCCGCATCAACTTTACATCCGTGAAGCCCGCCGCATGATTTCTGATTATGTGATGACCGAAAATAATTGTATTGGCACGCGCACTGTCGACGATGCCGTTGGATTGGCCGCCTATACGATGGATTCGCACAACATTCAGCGGTATGTGCGCGAAGGCCAGGTGGTCAATGAAGGGGATGTGCAAGTCGGCGGATTTTCCCCCTATCCGATTTCCTATCGTTCGATTCGCCCCCGAGAAGCCGAGTGCGACAATCTGTTGGCCCCGGTCGCGCTCTCCGCTTCGCACATCGCCTATGGTTCGATTCGTATGGAACCGGTGTTCATGGTTTTAGGGCAGTCGGCGGCAACGGCGGCTTGTCAGGCGATCGATCAAGGAGTGAGTGTGCAGAAAGTCGATTATGCGAAGCTGAAAGAAAAACTGTTGGCCGATGGACAGGTTCTCGTCTGGACCGGTCCGCGTCGCAAACCGCCGATTGATCCCAGTACGCTGCCGGGAATCGTCGTCGACGACTTGGATGCTCAGGTGACGGGCGTTTGGAAGCCGAGTCGATCGGTCAGCGAATTTGTGGGGACTGGTTATCGGCATGACCAAGATCAGCGGAACGGCGAAATGTCGGCAGTGTTTCGCCCGATGATTCCTCGCAGCGGAACGTATGAAGTCCGCATTGCCTATACACCCAATTCCAACCGCGCCAGCAACGTCCCTGTTGTCGTCAAAAGTGCCGCCGGGGAAAAATCCCTGACATTGAATCAGAGAAAACCGCCCCGGAGCGGCGCATTTAATTCGCTCGGCCGTTTTGAGTTCAAAGCGGGGGAAGCGGGAAGCGTAACCATCTCAAATCAGGGAACCAACGGATATGTTGTGATCGATGCGGTGCAATTGATTCCTGTGAAGAAGCAGAAGGATGAAAAAAAGTGA
- a CDS encoding TraR/DksA family transcriptional regulator, translated as MTRKDALLRLHENLMQKRDDLREKLAEDLSSLGPSTSPGDICDEASEGSKKEIDSQLAALESRELTQIETAIKLIRLGRYGMCEDCETKIPVARLKALPYTPLCIDCQRKRELLGTDFDDFDADWESVFELEGSNKDRDLSISDLDLK; from the coding sequence ATGACTCGCAAAGACGCACTACTTAGATTGCACGAAAACTTGATGCAGAAACGGGATGACCTCCGCGAAAAGTTAGCCGAGGATCTCAGTTCGCTGGGGCCCTCGACGTCGCCGGGCGACATCTGTGACGAAGCTTCGGAGGGATCGAAAAAAGAAATCGATTCCCAACTGGCTGCGTTAGAAAGTCGCGAATTGACGCAAATCGAAACCGCGATCAAGCTCATTCGCTTGGGACGCTATGGGATGTGTGAGGATTGCGAAACGAAGATTCCTGTCGCACGCCTCAAAGCATTGCCGTACACACCGTTGTGTATAGATTGTCAACGTAAACGCGAATTGCTCGGCACCGATTTCGATGATTTCGACGCTGATTGGGAATCCGTGTTTGAACTCGAGGGTTCGAACAAAGATCGTGATTTGTCGATCAGCGACTTAGATTTGAAATGA